The proteins below come from a single Natrinema sp. SYSU A 869 genomic window:
- a CDS encoding YihY/virulence factor BrkB family protein — protein sequence MNERTDRAKTVLRAIVHEIRVERITFMAGSIAYHAFVSLLPLLLVLLAAVSAVGGQQLEDGLVSVTQAAFTPGAADVLVSELDDASAEASVLGLGVLVWGALRIFRSLDAAFSDIYETQSENTFVNQLVDGVLVFVSIAAVVVAILAIEAALSPSTGTTFGWIGYRLGLVAAIVAALFPMYYLFPDEPDMTAREAVPGVTVTAVGLVVFESLFRFYLTYSSTAAEGQFLSSILVFLTWLYFSSLLLLVGVAVNAVLTNRSHDVDIEPVISGVPAEETASDAAVDGTDDPAAAVDRLAERLRTADEMAIIVDGESVALPVPNSIDAETDDSSLPAIGDGTRIELRWSAADDEFVVSEPASGS from the coding sequence ATGAACGAGCGAACGGACCGTGCAAAGACAGTTCTTCGGGCGATCGTTCACGAGATCCGGGTCGAGCGGATCACGTTCATGGCGGGCAGCATCGCCTACCACGCGTTCGTCTCGTTACTCCCGCTGTTGCTGGTACTGTTAGCTGCCGTCTCGGCAGTGGGTGGCCAGCAACTCGAGGACGGACTCGTCTCGGTGACACAGGCGGCCTTCACCCCCGGCGCGGCCGACGTGCTCGTGAGCGAACTCGACGACGCGTCGGCCGAGGCGTCTGTACTCGGACTTGGGGTCCTCGTCTGGGGTGCCTTGCGGATCTTCCGCAGCCTCGATGCGGCCTTCTCCGACATCTACGAGACCCAATCCGAGAACACGTTCGTGAATCAGCTCGTCGACGGCGTCCTCGTCTTCGTCTCCATTGCGGCCGTGGTGGTCGCGATTCTCGCCATCGAGGCGGCGCTGTCGCCGTCGACCGGGACGACGTTCGGATGGATCGGCTACCGTCTCGGGCTCGTCGCCGCCATCGTCGCCGCGCTGTTCCCGATGTACTACCTGTTCCCGGACGAACCCGACATGACGGCTCGAGAGGCGGTCCCGGGCGTGACCGTGACCGCCGTCGGCCTCGTCGTCTTCGAGTCGCTGTTCCGGTTCTATCTCACGTACAGTAGCACGGCCGCCGAGGGGCAGTTCCTCTCGAGTATCCTCGTGTTCCTGACGTGGCTGTACTTCAGCAGCCTCCTCTTGCTCGTCGGGGTCGCCGTCAACGCCGTGCTCACGAACCGGAGCCACGACGTAGACATCGAACCGGTCATCAGTGGTGTTCCGGCCGAAGAAACAGCGTCGGACGCTGCTGTGGACGGGACCGACGACCCCGCGGCCGCGGTCGACCGACTGGCGGAACGGTTGCGGACGGCCGACGAGATGGCGATCATCGTTGACGGCGAATCGGTCGCGCTCCCAGTTCCCAACAGCATCGACGCCGAGACGGACGACTCGTCGCTCCCGGCGATCGGCGACGGCACGAGGATTGAGCTCCGGTGGTCGGCAGCGGACGATGAGTTCGTCGTCAGTGAACCGGCGTCGGGCTCGTAA
- the pstA gene encoding phosphate ABC transporter permease PstA, with protein sequence MSERTLGNQSRNPLAVEYSATLAGLSIVPIATFLVAFVIGGLTLAGQLSLESTVLGIGVETVLTILLFLAGGCVLAAGVSSRYGITETTPDRSAGLSVAVGFGFVAFSGIGLIASQTLGFGRLLWVPLGLVAGVVVAGATLFAREDLGVTIPAGLFSIIAGSLVLLNVLTPAWAWSPAGFGVTFSGTVFIPLLTIVTSFVAAWAAANALEGFGAAGRQAGAFFLIGANAALILLVLLLLIAFIVKNGFWYAVDGIEIGPGLHFHWPFVMDGYNVFLDEKGIYPAIIGTFWLVVGAVLMAVPIGVGAAVFLTEYAEEGRFTSMIDIATNGLWSTPSVVFGLFGYAFLVPRLGNNTSLLAGMIVLGFMLLPLVLITSREAIKSVPDEYRDASAALGVSKWETIKDVTIPSAMPGIVTGIIIGIGRIAGETAPILIVTADSPQRSSAPAIMGSFELTTSPPFIVNEALLSGSSALPYQLYGAITTGVVGDDPGYGWATAFILLLVVLSFYVIGITTRMYFRKKLQA encoded by the coding sequence ATGAGCGAACGTACTCTGGGAAACCAGTCGCGGAACCCGTTGGCTGTCGAGTATTCGGCCACGCTGGCCGGGCTTTCAATCGTTCCGATCGCGACGTTCCTCGTGGCGTTCGTCATCGGCGGCCTCACGCTGGCCGGCCAGCTTTCCCTCGAGTCGACAGTCCTCGGAATCGGCGTCGAAACCGTCCTGACGATCCTCCTGTTCCTCGCGGGGGGCTGTGTCCTCGCCGCGGGCGTCAGCTCCCGGTACGGCATCACCGAGACCACGCCAGACAGGTCGGCCGGCCTCAGCGTTGCGGTCGGGTTCGGATTCGTCGCGTTTAGCGGGATCGGACTGATTGCGTCACAGACCCTCGGGTTCGGCCGCCTCTTGTGGGTACCACTCGGACTGGTCGCCGGCGTCGTGGTCGCCGGTGCAACTCTGTTCGCGCGAGAAGATCTCGGCGTGACGATTCCCGCCGGCCTGTTTTCGATCATCGCCGGCAGTCTGGTCCTGCTCAACGTACTGACGCCCGCTTGGGCTTGGAGTCCGGCAGGGTTCGGCGTGACGTTTAGTGGGACCGTCTTCATTCCGTTGCTAACGATCGTCACCAGTTTCGTTGCGGCATGGGCCGCAGCAAACGCCCTCGAGGGGTTCGGTGCAGCGGGCCGACAGGCAGGGGCGTTCTTCCTGATCGGCGCGAACGCCGCGCTCATCCTGTTGGTCTTGCTCCTGTTGATCGCCTTCATCGTCAAGAACGGCTTCTGGTACGCGGTCGACGGCATCGAGATCGGGCCGGGCCTGCACTTCCACTGGCCGTTCGTGATGGACGGGTACAACGTCTTCCTCGACGAAAAGGGGATCTATCCGGCGATCATCGGCACGTTCTGGCTCGTCGTCGGTGCCGTCCTGATGGCCGTTCCGATCGGCGTCGGTGCGGCGGTGTTCCTGACGGAGTACGCCGAAGAGGGTCGGTTCACGAGCATGATCGATATCGCGACAAACGGACTCTGGAGTACGCCCAGCGTCGTCTTCGGGCTGTTCGGCTACGCCTTCCTCGTCCCGCGACTCGGGAACAACACGAGCCTGCTGGCCGGGATGATCGTCCTCGGATTCATGCTGCTCCCGCTCGTGCTCATCACGAGCCGCGAGGCGATCAAGAGCGTCCCCGACGAGTACCGGGACGCCAGTGCGGCGCTGGGCGTCTCCAAGTGGGAGACGATCAAGGACGTCACGATTCCCTCAGCGATGCCCGGAATCGTCACCGGGATCATCATCGGCATCGGTCGTATCGCCGGGGAGACGGCACCGATCCTGATCGTCACCGCTGACAGCCCACAACGAAGCTCGGCACCGGCCATCATGGGTTCGTTTGAGCTCACGACTTCGCCGCCGTTCATTGTCAACGAGGCGCTGCTGAGCGGCTCGAGTGCGCTCCCCTACCAGCTGTACGGTGCGATCACGACGGGCGTTGTCGGCGACGATCCGGGATATGGATGGGCGACTGCGTTCATCCTCCTGCTGGTCGTCCTGTCGTTCTACGTGATCGGGATTACCACGCGGATGTATTTCAGAAAGAAACTACAAGCATGA
- a CDS encoding substrate-binding domain-containing protein, which produces MADNQFGRSVDGVSRRKFIAATGAIGAATAAGCLGSDDGSSSESLSADGSSTVYPITSRAGSLWNSNPPAGDEDYWMPGEYDIDTDQNLAEYWGGRYGFESDGDGPPFETSIGLNHTGVGLEKLENEQVDIGDASAPVAAEFPDRSEDELEDFIDHVVGVDAQPIMVSSEVKDAGLESITLEEVKGIYQGEISNWDEVEDYGGDSKEIQVIGRSEGSGTDTSFRNNVLGDPNADMEVDARKGENQQVQTVLENSDNAIGYAGLAFISDGAPMVNLVIDGTEYTREKMADESYPLARDLHCYTWEDTSEKEAAFLRMILHDYGQENFVENADYLGLTDERQQSQLDKLPEPSN; this is translated from the coding sequence ATGGCAGACAACCAGTTCGGACGCTCTGTCGACGGGGTATCGCGACGAAAGTTCATCGCAGCGACCGGTGCAATCGGTGCTGCGACGGCTGCCGGCTGTCTCGGGAGCGACGACGGAAGTAGTAGTGAGTCGCTTTCGGCCGACGGCTCGTCGACGGTCTACCCAATTACGAGCCGAGCCGGATCGCTGTGGAACTCGAATCCGCCCGCCGGCGACGAGGACTATTGGATGCCGGGCGAGTACGATATCGATACCGATCAGAACCTCGCAGAGTACTGGGGCGGCCGCTACGGCTTCGAGTCGGATGGCGATGGCCCGCCGTTCGAGACGTCGATCGGGCTGAATCACACCGGCGTCGGCCTCGAGAAACTGGAGAACGAGCAGGTGGACATCGGTGACGCGAGCGCCCCTGTCGCGGCCGAGTTCCCCGACCGGAGCGAGGACGAACTCGAGGATTTCATCGATCACGTCGTCGGCGTCGACGCACAGCCGATCATGGTCAGCAGCGAGGTCAAAGACGCCGGCCTCGAATCGATCACGCTCGAGGAAGTGAAGGGAATCTATCAGGGCGAGATTAGCAACTGGGACGAAGTCGAGGACTACGGCGGCGACTCCAAGGAAATTCAGGTTATTGGTCGTTCCGAAGGCTCCGGGACGGACACGTCGTTCCGAAACAACGTGCTCGGCGATCCGAACGCCGATATGGAGGTTGACGCTCGCAAGGGTGAAAACCAGCAGGTCCAGACGGTACTGGAGAACTCGGACAACGCCATCGGCTACGCCGGCCTCGCGTTCATCTCGGACGGCGCGCCGATGGTCAATCTCGTAATCGACGGCACGGAGTACACACGAGAGAAGATGGCCGACGAGAGCTACCCGCTCGCACGCGACCTCCACTGTTACACCTGGGAAGACACGTCGGAGAAGGAGGCGGCATTCCTTCGCATGATCTTGCACGACTACGGGCAGGAGAACTTCGTCGAAAATGCGGACTACCTCGGACTGACGGACGAGCGCCAGCAGAGCCAACTGGACAAACTCCCCGAGCCGAGTAACTGA
- the pstC gene encoding phosphate ABC transporter permease subunit PstC: MLNSLRTSNSSDTDDRNADGGRSPVLIMGGAALVGVLLSFLFVPGVTVFFVFAFLVVAVYGWVAHQETTAKGLMFLATISTALVLVLITAYLFLRSFPAFERMGLDILYTNGDYWSRGDDRYSLYPAIWGTVLTTILATLVAAPLGVASAIFISEIAPSWAHEIVKPAVETLAGIPSIVYGFIGFTIINGYMMDNFGLTSSGSIVVVGIVVGLMALPTVASVAEDAISSVPDHMKDGAVAIGATEWQTIKSVTLPASFSGISAAVLLGVGRAVGETMAATVILGNVMQLPEPLSNVFGNTVTLTSLIASQYGNAHGLHMQALFAAGVILFVTVMALSITAQLIEARVKRKLGGEL, translated from the coding sequence ATGTTGAATTCATTACGAACGAGTAATTCGTCGGATACCGATGACCGCAACGCAGACGGTGGGCGATCACCCGTCCTCATCATGGGTGGCGCTGCGTTGGTGGGTGTGCTCCTGAGCTTTCTGTTCGTTCCGGGGGTGACGGTGTTTTTCGTCTTCGCGTTTCTCGTGGTGGCCGTGTACGGCTGGGTCGCACACCAGGAGACGACCGCAAAGGGGCTGATGTTCCTCGCGACCATTTCGACGGCACTCGTACTCGTGCTCATCACCGCGTACCTGTTTCTCCGCTCGTTTCCCGCGTTCGAACGGATGGGACTCGACATCCTCTATACGAACGGGGACTACTGGAGCCGCGGTGACGACAGGTACTCGCTGTATCCCGCCATCTGGGGCACCGTCCTAACAACTATCCTGGCGACGCTCGTCGCCGCCCCGCTCGGAGTCGCCTCGGCGATCTTCATCAGCGAGATCGCACCGTCGTGGGCACACGAGATCGTGAAACCGGCCGTCGAAACGCTCGCCGGAATCCCCTCGATCGTCTACGGCTTCATCGGGTTTACGATCATCAACGGCTACATGATGGACAACTTCGGCCTCACCTCGAGCGGCAGTATCGTCGTCGTCGGCATCGTCGTCGGGCTGATGGCACTCCCGACGGTCGCATCGGTCGCCGAGGACGCGATCTCGAGCGTTCCCGATCACATGAAAGACGGGGCCGTCGCGATCGGCGCGACGGAGTGGCAGACGATCAAGAGCGTCACCCTACCCGCGTCCTTCTCGGGGATCTCGGCCGCGGTGTTGCTCGGCGTCGGCCGCGCCGTCGGCGAGACGATGGCCGCGACCGTCATTCTAGGGAACGTGATGCAGTTACCGGAGCCGCTCTCCAATGTCTTTGGCAATACGGTGACGCTGACCAGCCTCATCGCTAGTCAGTACGGCAACGCACACGGGCTCCACATGCAGGCGCTGTTCGCTGCCGGTGTGATCCTGTTCGTGACCGTGATGGCGTTGAGTATCACTGCTCAGCTGATCGAGGCGCGTGTCAAACGGAAACTCGGAGGTGAACTATGA
- a CDS encoding Single-stranded DNA binding protein: protein MELDDHAEDLASDLGVDKEEVKDDLQNLVEYSVPVDEAKQSLRRKYGDGSSSGGGTPSAKDIAEIAPDDSNVTITGVVLTAGERSIRYQGSDHVIVEGRLADETGVIDYTAWEDFGLEPGDTITAGNAGVREWDGEPELNLGESTSLSFENDALEVPHEIGGDAQLADLQTGDRAVTIEVTVLECERKTIDGRDGETDILSGIFGDESGRLPFTNWDPAPEIEDGDTVRIENAYVQEFRGVPEVNVSEFSTVTAIDREIDVGSNTSTMDVGDAVATGGIYDVEVVGNLLAVRDGSGLIQRCPECYRVVQKGQCRTHGDVDGIDDLRVKAILDDGTGTVTVVLDDELTERVYDGTLEDALEQAREAMDQEVVADRIRERIVGREYRIRGHLSVDEYGANLDAERFEESDDDPAARATAFLEEVDA, encoded by the coding sequence ATGGAACTCGACGATCATGCCGAGGATCTCGCCTCCGACCTCGGTGTTGACAAAGAGGAGGTCAAAGACGACCTGCAAAATCTAGTGGAGTACAGCGTCCCGGTCGACGAGGCCAAACAGAGCCTCCGGCGGAAGTACGGCGACGGGTCCAGCAGCGGTGGCGGAACACCGTCCGCGAAGGATATCGCCGAGATCGCGCCCGACGACAGCAACGTCACTATCACGGGCGTCGTCCTCACGGCGGGCGAACGATCGATCCGCTATCAGGGCTCCGATCACGTCATCGTCGAAGGCCGACTGGCCGACGAGACCGGCGTCATCGACTACACCGCATGGGAGGACTTCGGCCTCGAGCCGGGCGACACGATCACCGCGGGCAACGCGGGCGTCCGCGAGTGGGACGGCGAACCCGAACTCAACCTCGGCGAGAGTACCTCGCTGTCCTTCGAGAACGACGCGCTCGAGGTCCCCCACGAGATCGGTGGCGACGCGCAGCTGGCCGACCTCCAGACCGGCGATCGCGCGGTCACGATCGAGGTCACCGTCCTCGAGTGCGAGCGCAAGACGATCGACGGTCGCGACGGCGAGACGGACATCCTGAGCGGCATCTTCGGTGACGAGAGCGGCCGCCTCCCCTTCACGAACTGGGATCCAGCCCCCGAAATCGAGGACGGCGACACGGTTCGCATCGAGAACGCCTACGTTCAGGAGTTCCGGGGCGTCCCCGAAGTCAACGTCTCGGAGTTCTCGACGGTCACCGCGATCGACCGGGAGATCGACGTTGGCAGTAACACCTCGACGATGGACGTCGGCGACGCCGTCGCCACCGGCGGCATCTACGACGTGGAAGTCGTAGGTAACCTGCTTGCGGTCCGAGACGGTTCCGGCCTCATCCAGCGCTGTCCGGAGTGCTACCGTGTCGTCCAGAAGGGACAGTGCCGGACCCACGGTGACGTCGACGGGATCGACGACCTGCGCGTCAAGGCGATCCTCGACGACGGTACCGGCACCGTCACCGTCGTTCTCGACGACGAACTCACCGAACGGGTCTACGACGGCACGCTTGAGGACGCCCTCGAGCAGGCCCGTGAAGCCATGGATCAGGAGGTCGTCGCGGATCGGATCCGCGAGCGCATCGTCGGCCGCGAGTACCGCATTCGCGGTCACCTCTCGGTCGACGAGTACGGCGCGAATTTAGACGCCGAGCGCTTCGAAGAGAGCGACGACGATCCGGCCGCCCGTGCAACGGCCTTCCTCGAGGAGGTGGACGCATGA
- the pstB gene encoding phosphate ABC transporter ATP-binding protein PstB, with translation MSNTQNASRDPTESNREHRSADAVTQTTAGESQEKTQAEWTDYEFRGEPKLSVEDLDVYYGDEQALQGITMDIPENSVTALIGPSGCGKSTFLRCLNRMNDRIKSASVDGSVELEGEEIYQDGLDLVELRKRVGMVFQSPNPFPKTIRDNIAYGPRKHGEIETGLLARLLGDDSSKRERELVERCLKQAALWEEVSDRLDDNALGLSGGQQQRLCIARCLAVDPDVILMDEPASALDPIATAKIEDLIEELAEEYTVVVVTHNMQQAARISDQTAVFLTGGELVEFDDTGKIFENPESQRVEDYVTGKFG, from the coding sequence ATGAGTAATACACAAAACGCGAGCCGCGATCCGACGGAATCGAACCGGGAACACCGATCGGCCGACGCCGTCACGCAGACCACGGCCGGTGAGTCCCAAGAGAAGACCCAAGCGGAGTGGACCGACTACGAGTTCCGGGGCGAGCCGAAGCTCTCGGTCGAGGATCTGGACGTCTACTACGGTGACGAACAGGCACTACAGGGGATCACGATGGACATCCCCGAAAACAGCGTGACCGCGCTGATCGGCCCCTCGGGCTGTGGCAAGTCCACGTTCCTGCGATGTCTCAATCGGATGAACGACCGAATCAAGAGTGCCAGCGTCGACGGATCGGTCGAACTTGAGGGCGAAGAGATCTATCAGGATGGTCTCGACCTCGTCGAACTCCGCAAACGCGTCGGGATGGTCTTCCAGTCCCCGAACCCGTTCCCGAAAACGATTCGGGACAATATCGCCTATGGGCCACGCAAGCACGGTGAGATCGAAACCGGACTCCTCGCACGGCTACTGGGTGACGACTCGAGTAAGCGGGAACGGGAACTCGTCGAACGCTGTCTCAAACAGGCGGCCCTCTGGGAGGAGGTCAGCGACCGACTCGACGACAACGCGTTGGGCCTCTCCGGCGGTCAGCAACAGCGGCTGTGCATCGCCCGCTGTCTCGCCGTCGATCCCGACGTCATCCTGATGGACGAGCCGGCCTCCGCGCTGGACCCGATCGCGACCGCGAAGATCGAGGATCTGATCGAGGAGTTAGCCGAGGAGTACACGGTCGTCGTCGTGACCCATAACATGCAACAGGCCGCCCGGATCTCCGACCAGACGGCGGTCTTCCTGACCGGCGGGGAACTCGTCGAGTTCGACGACACCGGCAAGATCTTCGAGAATCCGGAGAGCCAACGCGTCGAAGACTACGTCACCGGCAAGTTCGGGTGA
- a CDS encoding metallophosphoesterase has product MRDDPRRAAAEPASPPTRVEPVPGEPAATAVIGDERALLVADYHAGYEAGLRYERGVDVPSRAPDRRERLVSLLERTDPDRLVVLGDLMHSIGDPGGAERGELEVLFESFASDLAVMVVKGNHDGRIETWLAESDDVEAAVDVVPGEGVALGDVGICHGHTWPSRAALESDVLCLGHEHPCVRLEDEVGGSRVERAWLRGRLDPAPFRDRSEYEGVSWLERADESPPKVIVVPAFNDLVGGTWINVTGQSFLSPFLPSGLADGEAYLLDGTRLGPYGSV; this is encoded by the coding sequence ATGCGAGACGATCCCCGCCGCGCCGCGGCCGAGCCCGCGTCGCCGCCGACTCGAGTCGAGCCCGTTCCGGGCGAACCGGCCGCGACCGCGGTGATCGGGGACGAACGAGCCCTGCTCGTCGCCGACTATCACGCTGGCTACGAGGCCGGCCTGCGATACGAGCGCGGCGTTGACGTTCCCAGTCGGGCACCCGACCGCCGCGAGCGACTCGTATCGCTGCTTGAGCGCACCGACCCCGACCGACTGGTCGTGCTCGGCGACCTCATGCACTCGATCGGCGATCCGGGCGGAGCCGAGCGCGGCGAACTCGAGGTGCTGTTCGAATCGTTCGCGAGTGACCTCGCGGTCATGGTCGTCAAGGGAAATCACGACGGCCGGATCGAAACCTGGCTCGCGGAGAGCGATGACGTCGAGGCGGCCGTCGACGTCGTTCCCGGCGAGGGCGTCGCACTCGGCGACGTCGGCATCTGTCACGGCCACACCTGGCCCTCGCGAGCCGCCCTCGAGAGCGACGTGCTCTGTCTGGGTCACGAACATCCCTGCGTGCGACTCGAGGACGAGGTCGGCGGCAGCCGCGTCGAACGCGCGTGGCTCCGTGGACGGCTCGATCCAGCCCCGTTTCGCGACCGGTCCGAATACGAGGGGGTCTCGTGGCTCGAGCGGGCGGACGAGTCGCCGCCGAAGGTAATCGTCGTACCGGCGTTCAACGACCTCGTCGGGGGGACGTGGATCAACGTGACAGGACAGTCGTTTCTCTCACCGTTTCTTCCGTCAGGCCTGGCCGATGGCGAGGCCTATCTGCTGGACGGGACGCGGCTCGGACCGTACGGTTCAGTGTGA
- a CDS encoding phosphate uptake regulator PhoU, producing the protein METRKVQVTGGSTYTVSLPKTWATDNDVSAGTTVEFYPEDDALLLTPRNETDRQEGTLDISSLEGERLTRAVMTMYVSGFDIIRLEAGRITTDQRRAIRDATQGLVGVEVLEETTDSMVIQDLLDSSELSIVNAVTRMRLIAQSMLEDAVRALIENDDDIAHDVIERDDDVDRLWLVVSRIFRATLRSPRAAEELGVPREDCFDFHSSARQLERVADHAAKISNIALKLDEIPESVAKGLEELQADASTVLEKAMDALFADETEEANRLGHDAREAVLEIDEHTRQIDDMLRDLEPVQAQSLGLIVDSLSRSADYGGNIAETALQKAAPRP; encoded by the coding sequence ATGGAGACGCGCAAGGTCCAAGTGACGGGCGGATCGACGTACACCGTCTCACTACCGAAAACGTGGGCGACCGACAACGACGTCAGCGCCGGGACGACCGTCGAGTTCTATCCCGAGGACGACGCGCTCTTGCTGACACCCCGAAACGAAACGGACCGGCAGGAAGGCACCCTCGACATCTCGAGCCTCGAGGGCGAGCGCCTGACCCGAGCCGTGATGACGATGTACGTCAGCGGCTTCGATATCATCAGGCTCGAGGCAGGCCGGATCACGACGGACCAGCGTCGGGCGATTCGCGACGCGACCCAGGGGCTGGTCGGCGTCGAGGTACTCGAGGAGACGACCGACAGCATGGTCATTCAGGACCTGCTCGACTCCTCGGAGCTGTCGATCGTCAACGCCGTCACGCGAATGCGCCTGATCGCCCAGTCGATGCTCGAGGACGCCGTCCGGGCGCTGATCGAGAACGACGACGACATTGCCCACGACGTGATCGAACGCGACGACGACGTTGACCGCCTCTGGCTGGTCGTCTCGCGGATCTTCCGTGCGACGCTTCGCTCGCCTCGCGCCGCTGAGGAACTTGGCGTTCCCCGCGAGGACTGTTTCGACTTCCACTCGAGTGCGCGTCAGCTCGAGCGCGTCGCCGACCACGCCGCCAAGATCAGTAACATCGCGCTCAAACTCGACGAGATCCCCGAGTCAGTCGCCAAGGGTCTCGAGGAACTGCAAGCCGACGCCTCGACCGTCCTCGAGAAGGCGATGGACGCGCTGTTCGCCGACGAGACCGAGGAGGCCAACCGGCTCGGGCACGACGCCCGCGAGGCCGTCCTCGAGATTGACGAACACACCCGCCAGATCGACGACATGCTCCGGGACCTCGAGCCGGTACAGGCCCAGTCGCTGGGGTTAATCGTCGACTCACTGTCCCGAAGCGCCGACTACGGCGGCAACATCGCCGAGACGGCGCTTCAGAAGGCGGCACCACGACCCTGA
- a CDS encoding SGNH/GDSL hydrolase family protein — protein MKSTRRTVLKSVGVLSTGALGGSGVALLNNGGRDGPKSSKRTDSRFIGTWTASPQAPVEEGISRDGFADQTIRMMTHTSVGGDGVRIRLANTFGDDPVTFDRATIGVRAATGSAAVESGTLRRLAFGGDTGVTIPAGARVLSDSVDLTVEPGCDLVVSLYAAEPTGPTTWHALPTKTSYVADGDGTDATSGDSFTTEHAQWFFLEGVEVVSPRSTGSIVCLGNSITDGHNSTVDANATYPDVLAERVNDRTDIRKSVLNAGISGNRVLNDSACCGVNALSRFDRDVLTQPDVTDVIVLEGINDIGFEKNGEYRSVSAEEIINGYQQLIERAHSHGVRLIGGTLTPFKGAAYYYDEGEAKRQRVNEYIRNSGAFDGVIDFDTALRDPDDPGRLCPKYDSGDNLHPNDAGYRRMAEAVDLSLFAGDARAHSSSERHTKTAD, from the coding sequence ATGAAGTCAACACGTCGCACTGTCCTGAAGTCGGTTGGTGTACTGTCAACGGGAGCTCTCGGCGGTTCCGGCGTAGCATTGCTCAACAACGGGGGACGCGATGGTCCGAAATCATCGAAGCGGACTGACTCGAGGTTCATCGGAACGTGGACGGCGAGCCCACAGGCACCCGTCGAGGAGGGAATCTCGCGGGACGGGTTCGCTGATCAAACGATCCGGATGATGACCCACACCAGTGTCGGCGGAGACGGTGTGCGTATCCGCCTCGCGAACACCTTCGGTGACGACCCGGTGACGTTCGACCGGGCGACCATCGGTGTCCGGGCAGCGACCGGGAGCGCTGCCGTGGAGTCCGGAACGCTCCGGCGGCTCGCGTTCGGTGGCGACACCGGTGTCACGATTCCCGCCGGTGCTCGTGTGCTGAGCGATTCGGTCGATCTCACTGTCGAACCGGGATGCGATCTGGTCGTCAGCCTCTACGCGGCGGAACCGACCGGACCGACGACTTGGCACGCCCTCCCGACCAAGACCTCCTACGTGGCGGACGGGGACGGCACGGACGCAACCAGTGGCGATTCGTTCACCACCGAACACGCCCAGTGGTTCTTCCTGGAAGGAGTCGAGGTCGTTTCCCCCCGATCGACGGGAAGCATCGTCTGTCTCGGAAACTCCATCACGGACGGCCACAACTCGACGGTCGACGCGAACGCCACATACCCGGACGTCCTGGCCGAGCGCGTCAACGACCGGACGGATATCCGGAAGTCCGTTCTCAATGCGGGTATCTCCGGCAATCGGGTCCTCAACGACTCCGCGTGTTGCGGCGTGAATGCGCTCTCCCGCTTCGACCGGGACGTCCTCACCCAACCGGACGTGACGGATGTCATCGTACTTGAGGGAATCAACGACATCGGGTTTGAGAAGAACGGTGAGTATCGGAGCGTATCGGCCGAAGAGATCATCAACGGGTACCAGCAGCTCATCGAACGTGCTCACAGTCACGGCGTCCGTCTCATCGGTGGGACGCTTACTCCGTTTAAGGGCGCAGCTTACTACTACGACGAGGGCGAAGCGAAGCGTCAGCGGGTAAACGAGTATATCCGCAACAGCGGTGCGTTCGACGGTGTTATCGACTTCGATACGGCGCTCCGTGACCCGGACGATCCCGGGCGGTTGTGTCCGAAGTACGACAGCGGTGACAACCTCCACCCGAACGACGCAGGCTACCGACGGATGGCGGAGGCAGTCGATCTCTCCCTCTTCGCGGGCGACGCTCGTGCACACAGCAGCAGCGAACGGCACACGAAAACTGCCGATTGA
- a CDS encoding MarR family winged helix-turn-helix transcriptional regulator: protein MGSQQHRPAMQIDPVPDGLESAQAKLVYIYLDVAEGATVDELGEILAMKKINILSVLNSLSSAGYVERTGSGYVAN, encoded by the coding sequence ATGGGTTCACAACAGCACCGTCCCGCGATGCAGATCGACCCGGTTCCCGATGGCCTCGAGTCAGCTCAGGCGAAACTCGTCTACATCTATCTCGACGTGGCTGAGGGTGCAACAGTCGACGAACTGGGGGAGATACTGGCGATGAAGAAGATCAACATTCTGAGCGTGTTGAATTCGCTTTCAAGTGCTGGCTACGTCGAACGGACGGGGTCGGGGTACGTCGCGAACTGA